One stretch of Roseimicrobium sp. ORNL1 DNA includes these proteins:
- a CDS encoding AAA domain-containing protein — MPEYLQEFKVALREEIEAAKKNLASTAVLLSQGKLIAPIGSSFHYEFQTQRQLRVPPDTPGELRLDSGQNVNVIIVESTETEVTLDVPVNFGRIVPNAKLITNLTMLLEKLISRIEEKGETPHPAAERILGLVAPSGSPVDFQRFNRQLNVEQSDAVASVLGRDTTFIWGPPGTGKTQTIGEIGAQLYTRNKTLLIVSHTNTAVDEALLRIADALKGKFEEGDVLRLGEPVRSDLAAQPSLILKRVAEKRARELEEKKKRTEDAKDRALKELQAVHRKVDIAQWLAEMATELDAFKSRFDSIEEKRGKLDALERYQKESAKDVSGLVELRTRALRAQESVKELLRLKRECDSLKATLPELRKAEGESAAQLREADGMCQSAAECEPLRNRLRALPQLEVATGRASTMRLTANEALAAYQQKMKELDSSSQLLEKTLAVGSIKRMWLKLPKPEEQEQEMSGLRNEVNKLAEVVADCERRAAASEQMLNEIHELIKSLERYSSIPDLPASQHYRSECQSYLEIQKENVEKCEATVNGFSSKMASIEAEVAGFMSENGGLPDEVVTSVDLQMRRHEASKEELERLRSQVRREEGALKQDLDHLVKVLVEWKLCSGSGNTVFGQMSSITRARTEAQREVGSKDYDALVTERNRLSAQVAQFIEEIKAIEESLKTIEAELLAKVKVLATTLTRAYMRNGIQERRFDTVLLDEASMAPIPALWASATVADRAVVAVGDFKQLPPIVQSDEPVALRWLGRDIFEASGVQGAYERKEFQHHFVALKEQHRMHPDISAIVNALIYDGLLRNGGSVSEKGADASIMQWHAGIADDVRRVTLLDSGSLDAWNTTADRSRFNLLSAMVCLELLKLWLRADRPSASTADKKRVLIISPYRPHAKIIDLLVREEGLEAEIAVNTAHSFQGNEADAVLLDLVVDEPHFSANLMTPAASEDISRLLNVAITRARRKLVILADLNWLQSKGGGAFVGGKLLPWMNKRYGVTNAMEAMASCGERKQVAFGREFATRILEEINTANECVILFSPLLDAAVVQFLAPSLRAFVAKGARAFVVTQTVGEQRREGSSHEKGETLLREVGVVVVHKIKMRDKLCLIDDRIVWASTFPVLCKPSPQGFAIRRESVKFSTEVRDLYCTEQMIGAYQPDHLCPVCRREMVAAEAREGHPYYWRCIEQGCYTRDLTTPAPVNGMITMRCESSPVFGYWGEVPHWLCSCGQRPGHRTKVHANHLRLPKMRALIPQRSWRKVCSEIGFDADSVVQGSLEL; from the coding sequence TTGCCTGAATATCTTCAAGAATTCAAGGTCGCCTTGAGAGAGGAGATTGAGGCCGCAAAAAAGAACCTCGCAAGTACTGCGGTTTTGCTTTCGCAAGGAAAGTTGATTGCCCCCATTGGGAGCAGCTTTCATTACGAATTCCAGACTCAAAGACAACTCCGAGTGCCGCCGGACACTCCCGGTGAGTTGCGCCTCGACAGTGGCCAGAATGTAAATGTCATAATCGTAGAGTCGACCGAGACCGAGGTCACGCTGGATGTTCCCGTAAACTTTGGGAGAATAGTGCCCAACGCCAAGCTGATAACGAATCTGACGATGCTGCTCGAGAAGCTGATTAGCAGAATCGAGGAAAAAGGAGAAACTCCACATCCCGCAGCAGAAAGGATTCTGGGATTGGTCGCACCAAGCGGCTCCCCGGTCGACTTCCAGAGGTTCAACCGTCAACTAAACGTAGAGCAGAGCGATGCGGTGGCCAGCGTCCTTGGAAGAGACACGACGTTCATTTGGGGGCCGCCTGGGACCGGCAAGACTCAGACAATTGGGGAAATCGGTGCGCAACTCTACACTCGAAATAAGACGCTTCTCATTGTTTCCCATACAAACACCGCCGTCGACGAGGCGTTGTTGAGAATCGCAGATGCCCTTAAGGGAAAATTTGAAGAGGGAGATGTGCTTCGCCTGGGGGAGCCTGTTCGTTCTGACTTGGCAGCCCAACCCAGCTTAATTCTCAAACGAGTAGCGGAGAAGCGAGCTCGGGAGCTTGAGGAAAAAAAGAAGCGCACAGAGGATGCGAAAGATAGAGCTCTGAAAGAACTCCAGGCTGTTCATCGAAAGGTCGATATTGCTCAGTGGCTTGCGGAAATGGCGACTGAGCTTGATGCATTCAAGTCACGGTTTGACTCAATTGAGGAGAAACGAGGCAAGCTTGACGCTCTGGAGCGATATCAGAAGGAGTCGGCGAAGGATGTTTCGGGCCTGGTCGAACTAAGGACCAGGGCTTTAAGAGCGCAGGAGTCTGTTAAAGAATTATTACGCCTTAAGAGGGAATGTGACTCTTTAAAAGCGACTCTTCCAGAACTCCGAAAAGCAGAAGGAGAATCGGCGGCACAGCTTCGAGAAGCCGATGGTATGTGCCAGTCGGCCGCGGAATGTGAACCGCTGAGAAATCGGTTGAGAGCATTGCCTCAGCTTGAAGTCGCGACCGGCAGGGCGTCGACCATGCGTCTGACTGCCAACGAAGCCTTGGCCGCGTACCAACAAAAAATGAAGGAACTGGATTCGAGTTCTCAACTTTTGGAGAAGACACTTGCGGTCGGATCTATCAAGCGCATGTGGCTAAAGTTGCCAAAGCCAGAGGAGCAGGAGCAAGAAATGTCAGGGCTCAGAAATGAGGTGAATAAGCTGGCTGAGGTAGTTGCGGACTGTGAAAGAAGAGCTGCTGCCTCGGAGCAAATGCTCAACGAGATACATGAACTCATCAAGAGTTTGGAGAGGTATTCCTCGATTCCAGACTTGCCGGCGTCACAACACTACAGGAGCGAGTGTCAATCCTATCTAGAAATCCAGAAGGAAAATGTCGAAAAGTGCGAGGCCACGGTCAATGGCTTTAGCAGCAAAATGGCCAGCATCGAAGCAGAGGTGGCTGGCTTTATGTCAGAAAATGGAGGGCTTCCAGACGAAGTTGTGACATCGGTCGATCTTCAAATGAGGCGCCATGAGGCGTCGAAGGAAGAGCTCGAGAGACTCCGTTCGCAGGTGCGCAGAGAGGAGGGTGCTCTTAAGCAAGACCTTGACCACCTTGTGAAGGTGTTGGTCGAATGGAAATTGTGTTCTGGCTCCGGGAATACAGTCTTTGGCCAGATGTCTTCGATCACGCGAGCACGGACCGAGGCGCAAAGGGAGGTTGGTTCGAAGGATTATGACGCGTTGGTGACGGAGCGAAATCGCTTGAGTGCACAGGTAGCTCAGTTCATTGAGGAAATTAAGGCCATCGAAGAAAGCCTGAAGACGATTGAGGCAGAGTTGTTGGCCAAAGTGAAAGTGCTGGCGACAACTCTCACACGTGCGTACATGCGAAATGGGATTCAAGAGAGGAGGTTTGACACGGTCTTGCTTGATGAAGCATCTATGGCGCCAATTCCAGCACTATGGGCTTCGGCGACGGTGGCTGACAGAGCGGTCGTTGCGGTTGGAGACTTCAAGCAGTTGCCTCCCATAGTTCAATCTGATGAACCTGTTGCTTTGCGTTGGCTGGGGAGGGACATTTTTGAGGCTTCTGGTGTCCAGGGTGCCTATGAACGCAAGGAGTTCCAGCATCACTTCGTCGCGCTCAAGGAGCAGCATCGCATGCATCCCGACATTAGCGCGATTGTGAATGCGTTGATCTATGACGGGCTGCTGCGTAATGGCGGCAGTGTGAGCGAGAAGGGTGCCGACGCATCCATCATGCAATGGCATGCCGGAATTGCAGATGATGTGAGAAGGGTTACGCTTCTCGATTCCGGGAGTCTCGATGCATGGAATACAACAGCAGACCGAAGTCGCTTCAACCTGCTGTCAGCCATGGTATGCCTGGAGTTATTGAAACTCTGGTTACGTGCGGACAGGCCCAGCGCGTCCACAGCAGACAAGAAGAGAGTTCTCATCATATCCCCTTACCGTCCTCACGCGAAGATTATTGATTTATTGGTAAGGGAAGAAGGCTTGGAGGCAGAGATTGCCGTAAACACGGCTCACAGCTTTCAAGGTAATGAAGCAGACGCTGTATTGCTCGATCTCGTGGTCGATGAACCACACTTCAGTGCCAACCTGATGACTCCGGCGGCAAGCGAGGATATTTCAAGGCTTCTAAACGTTGCGATTACGCGTGCAAGAAGGAAGCTTGTGATCCTTGCAGACCTAAACTGGCTGCAGTCAAAGGGGGGTGGTGCATTTGTAGGCGGCAAACTATTGCCATGGATGAACAAACGCTACGGCGTCACCAACGCTATGGAGGCTATGGCGAGCTGTGGCGAACGAAAGCAGGTTGCATTTGGGAGGGAGTTTGCGACTCGAATCTTGGAGGAGATAAATACTGCGAACGAGTGTGTGATACTCTTTAGCCCTTTGTTGGATGCTGCCGTTGTCCAGTTTCTTGCGCCATCATTGAGAGCCTTTGTCGCAAAGGGTGCTCGTGCATTCGTGGTGACACAAACCGTGGGAGAACAACGCCGAGAGGGCTCTTCTCATGAGAAGGGGGAAACCTTGCTACGGGAGGTGGGTGTTGTCGTTGTTCATAAGATTAAGATGCGCGACAAATTATGTCTGATAGACGATCGCATAGTCTGGGCCTCGACTTTTCCCGTGCTGTGCAAACCTTCGCCCCAGGGGTTCGCGATCAGGCGTGAAAGTGTCAAGTTCTCCACCGAGGTCCGGGACCTTTACTGCACCGAGCAGATGATTGGCGCATATCAGCCCGACCATCTGTGTCCTGTCTGCAGAAGGGAGATGGTAGCCGCGGAAGCGCGTGAAGGGCATCCTTACTATTGGAGATGCATTGAGCAGGGGTGTTATACACGCGATTTAACAACTCCTGCACCCGTGAACGGAATGATCACTATGCGATGCGAATCCTCGCCTGTCTTTGGCTATTGGGGCGAGGTTCCGCATTGGCTGTGTTCGTGTGGTCAGAGGCCTGGGCACCGAACAAAAGTGCATGCAAATCACTTGAGGCTGCCAAAGATGAGAGCTTTGATTCCCCAGAGATCGTGGAGAAAGGTCTGCAGCGAAATAGGATTCGATGCTGACTCTGTAGTTCAAGGTTCACTTGAGTTATAG
- a CDS encoding Rrf2 family transcriptional regulator translates to MKISKKAEYALRALVAMSRSSVGTVFSIQTLASEESIPLKFLEQILLVLRKGGILHSRRGAGGGYQLARAASRISVGEILELIDGPLQLLPGGEGTNTISPGLLSAFRELNEDIQQKLSALTLADILQREQARGAVSFEI, encoded by the coding sequence ATGAAAATCTCCAAGAAGGCGGAATATGCCCTGCGCGCACTGGTGGCCATGAGCCGCAGCAGCGTGGGCACCGTCTTCTCCATCCAGACCCTGGCCTCGGAGGAGAGCATCCCGCTGAAGTTCCTGGAGCAAATCCTCCTCGTCCTGCGCAAGGGCGGCATCCTCCACAGCAGGCGCGGCGCCGGCGGTGGCTACCAGCTCGCCCGCGCCGCCTCCCGCATCTCCGTGGGCGAGATTCTCGAGCTCATCGACGGCCCCCTGCAACTCCTCCCCGGCGGCGAGGGCACCAACACCATCTCCCCCGGCCTCCTCTCCGCCTTCCGCGAGTTGAACGAGGACATCCAGCAAAAACTCAGTGCGCTGACTCTGGCGGATATCCTCCAGCGCGAGCAGGCACGGGGTGCAGTGAGTTTTGAGATTTGA
- a CDS encoding replication-associated recombination protein A, whose product MRPRTLEEYAGQKHILGEGKLLRRAIKADRFSSLIFYGPPGIGKTTLATIISQETQSRFVTLSGVESNVGDIRAVADTAEKLQRLHNQTTVLFVDEIHRFNKAQQDVLLPHLERGTLRFIGATTHNPFFYINSPLVSRSQVFTLEPLTIEDLEWLLQQALKDEARGLGDLPLTLTPEASKHLATFADGDARKALSALELAALTTPPGEDGRITIDLAVAEESVQQKTIVYDGDGDAHYDTISAFIKSIRGSDPDAALYWLAKMLHAGEDIRFIARRIVISASEDIGMADSNGIRVAVAAQQAVEFIGMPEARIPLAHATVYLATAPKSNRAYVALDAALKDIQEGRTLAVPKHLRTKTRKKLAAASGATAEEMDYKYSHDSETGYIPQAYLPEGRRYYEPSNNGMELKVKERLDHWRRLFEESGGKGK is encoded by the coding sequence ATGCGGCCACGCACGCTGGAGGAGTATGCTGGGCAGAAGCACATCCTCGGTGAGGGGAAGCTGCTGCGCCGCGCCATCAAGGCAGACCGGTTTTCCTCGCTCATCTTCTACGGGCCACCGGGCATCGGGAAGACGACGCTGGCCACCATCATCTCGCAGGAGACGCAGTCACGCTTCGTCACGCTGAGCGGGGTGGAGAGCAATGTGGGGGACATCCGCGCTGTGGCGGACACCGCGGAGAAGCTGCAGCGCCTGCACAATCAAACCACGGTGCTCTTCGTGGATGAGATCCACCGCTTCAACAAGGCGCAGCAGGACGTGCTCCTGCCCCACCTGGAGCGCGGCACGCTGCGCTTCATCGGCGCGACCACGCACAATCCCTTCTTCTACATCAACAGCCCGCTCGTCTCGCGCTCCCAGGTCTTCACGCTGGAGCCGCTGACCATCGAGGACCTGGAGTGGCTTCTGCAGCAGGCGCTCAAGGATGAAGCGCGCGGCCTGGGCGACCTGCCCCTCACGCTCACGCCGGAGGCCTCTAAACATCTCGCCACGTTTGCCGATGGCGATGCGCGCAAGGCACTCAGCGCACTGGAGCTTGCCGCACTCACCACGCCACCCGGCGAGGACGGACGCATCACCATCGACCTCGCCGTGGCGGAGGAGAGCGTACAGCAAAAGACCATCGTGTATGACGGCGATGGCGATGCGCACTACGATACCATTAGCGCCTTCATTAAGAGTATCCGCGGCAGCGACCCGGATGCCGCCTTGTACTGGCTCGCGAAGATGCTCCACGCTGGGGAGGACATCCGCTTTATCGCGCGACGCATCGTCATTTCCGCGAGTGAAGATATCGGCATGGCAGATAGCAATGGCATCCGCGTCGCCGTGGCCGCGCAGCAGGCCGTGGAATTCATCGGCATGCCTGAGGCCCGCATCCCTCTCGCCCACGCCACTGTCTATCTCGCCACCGCGCCGAAGAGCAATCGCGCGTATGTCGCCCTCGATGCCGCGCTGAAGGACATCCAGGAAGGCCGCACCCTCGCCGTGCCCAAGCACCTGCGCACCAAGACCAGGAAGAAACTCGCCGCCGCCTCCGGTGCCACCGCCGAGGAGATGGACTACAAGTATTCCCACGACAGCGAGACCGGCTACATCCCCCAGGCTTATCTCCCGGAAGGAAGAAGGTACTACGAACCTTCCAACAACGGCATGGAGCTAAAAGTAAAAGAGCGGCTCGACCACTGGCGGAGGTTGTTTGAGGAGAGTGGCGGGAAGGGAAAGTAG
- a CDS encoding Imm26 family immunity protein, producing MKRIKAVGVSAVLESTVVFKIWVMNKATRSGRWPVIGHIPLSDELLKPVAFAKQDVISKAFCIHVGGKEVPASIEECRNLECAAVWSAEHVEDRLQDHFEGQPNKRVESMRIG from the coding sequence ATGAAGCGCATCAAGGCCGTGGGGGTGTCCGCTGTCCTCGAAAGCACGGTGGTCTTCAAAATCTGGGTGATGAATAAGGCGACGAGGTCCGGGCGCTGGCCCGTTATTGGTCACATCCCGCTAAGTGATGAACTTCTCAAACCTGTCGCGTTCGCAAAACAGGATGTCATCTCCAAGGCCTTTTGTATCCACGTCGGTGGAAAGGAGGTCCCTGCGAGCATCGAGGAATGCAGAAATCTGGAGTGTGCCGCTGTTTGGAGCGCCGAACATGTGGAAGACCGCTTGCAGGACCACTTTGAGGGACAGCCCAATAAAAGGGTCGAGTCTATGAGAATTGGATGA
- a CDS encoding MBOAT family O-acyltransferase — translation MLFSSVTFLFYFLPVLLGLYFLTPGKLKNALLLVASLVFYTWGEPSSFWVLPLSVVVNYIAAFFVSPTSTGDNNKDNTSRRKWVLGIAVVLNLALLAGYKYVAFVISNWNELAMAAEWKTFTVPPTHLPLGISFFTFQAISYVVDVYRGTTQVQRRFVDYALYACLFPHLLAGPIVRYADLARELSSRSHAAGVFASGVRRFIIGLAKKVLVANPIAVFVDEQFALPSHDISVGVAWMAVIGYGLQIYCDFSAYSDMAIGLGRMFGFHFMENFNQPYHARSMRDFWRRWHISLSSWFRDYVYIPLGGSRHGPVRELFALVSVFLLCGLWHGANWTFVLWGLWHGVLLLCERLGMENLLPRLWRPLQHVYLLLAVSLGWVLFRCQSVTQAVAHMKAMCGLGPVEHPPVDLILFMTPQHLISLAAGVLVAISPVALLQRWIQQRQSLSGSPLSQFAFQSGELAGLAALFLLSVTHLAATSYNPFIYFRF, via the coding sequence ATGCTGTTTTCTTCAGTCACGTTTCTCTTCTACTTCCTGCCCGTGCTGCTCGGGCTGTACTTCCTGACGCCGGGGAAGTTGAAGAATGCGCTGCTGCTCGTGGCGAGCCTCGTGTTCTATACCTGGGGCGAGCCATCCAGCTTCTGGGTGCTGCCGCTTTCGGTAGTGGTGAACTACATTGCGGCGTTCTTCGTCTCACCCACCTCTACCGGCGACAACAACAAGGACAACACCTCGCGTCGCAAGTGGGTGCTTGGCATCGCGGTGGTGCTGAATCTCGCGCTGCTGGCGGGATACAAATATGTGGCGTTCGTCATCTCCAACTGGAATGAACTCGCCATGGCCGCGGAGTGGAAGACCTTCACGGTGCCGCCCACGCATCTGCCGCTGGGCATTTCCTTCTTCACGTTCCAGGCCATCTCGTATGTGGTGGATGTCTATCGCGGCACCACGCAGGTGCAGCGGCGGTTCGTGGACTACGCGCTCTATGCGTGCCTGTTTCCGCACCTGCTGGCAGGCCCCATCGTGCGATATGCAGACCTCGCGCGTGAGCTCAGTTCGCGCAGTCATGCGGCGGGTGTGTTCGCGTCCGGTGTGCGACGCTTCATCATTGGTCTGGCGAAGAAGGTGCTGGTGGCAAATCCCATCGCGGTCTTCGTGGATGAGCAGTTCGCGCTGCCCTCACATGACATCTCTGTCGGTGTGGCATGGATGGCGGTGATTGGATACGGGCTCCAGATCTACTGCGACTTCTCCGCGTACTCAGACATGGCCATCGGACTCGGCCGCATGTTTGGCTTCCATTTCATGGAGAACTTCAACCAGCCCTACCATGCGCGCTCCATGCGTGACTTCTGGCGGCGGTGGCACATCTCCCTTTCCTCGTGGTTCCGCGACTATGTGTACATCCCGCTGGGAGGCAGCCGCCATGGTCCCGTGCGCGAGCTCTTCGCGCTGGTGAGTGTCTTCCTCCTGTGCGGCCTGTGGCACGGGGCAAACTGGACCTTTGTCCTGTGGGGGCTGTGGCACGGGGTGCTACTGCTCTGCGAACGTCTGGGCATGGAGAATCTCCTCCCCCGTCTGTGGCGTCCGCTGCAGCACGTGTATCTGCTCCTTGCCGTGTCCCTCGGCTGGGTGCTCTTCCGCTGCCAGAGCGTGACGCAGGCCGTGGCACATATGAAGGCGATGTGCGGGCTCGGTCCTGTGGAGCATCCGCCGGTGGACCTCATCCTCTTCATGACACCGCAGCACCTCATCTCGCTGGCCGCAGGTGTGCTGGTGGCGATATCGCCCGTCGCGCTTCTACAGCGCTGGATACAACAACGCCAGTCCCTCTCCGGCTCGCCCCTTTCGCAGTTTGCCTTCCAGAGTGGCGAGCTGGCCGGACTCGCCGCGCTCTTCCTGCTGTCTGTCACGCATCTCGCGGCGACCAGCTATAACCCCTTTATCTATTTCCGCTTCTGA
- a CDS encoding DUF2062 domain-containing protein, producing the protein MHKRYRKFVLAMYRKFRHPRVLKQNRFRRWFARHFLDKTVWKPTRHTFAGGIAVGAFAMMLVLPGQMGIAFALAALLRVNIPIAMLVTWVTNPVTMPPVAWWEIEFGNWFITTLHLGNPPPLDWHDLKEMLRRITSDYTRYREILAHFKPWIASLYAGGVLLGLLIAPVGYALSYMLWDVMLMLTHRRVKPDPPPPGVE; encoded by the coding sequence ATGCATAAGCGCTACCGTAAATTTGTTCTCGCGATGTACCGGAAATTCCGGCATCCGCGCGTGCTCAAGCAGAATCGCTTCCGCCGCTGGTTCGCGCGGCACTTTCTGGACAAGACGGTGTGGAAGCCCACGCGGCACACCTTCGCCGGCGGCATTGCCGTGGGGGCCTTTGCCATGATGCTGGTGCTGCCTGGGCAGATGGGCATCGCCTTCGCCCTCGCCGCCCTCCTGCGGGTGAATATCCCCATCGCCATGCTGGTCACCTGGGTGACGAACCCAGTGACCATGCCGCCCGTCGCCTGGTGGGAGATTGAGTTTGGGAACTGGTTCATCACCACGCTCCATCTGGGGAATCCACCGCCGCTCGACTGGCATGACCTGAAGGAGATGCTGCGGCGAATCACGAGCGACTACACCCGCTACCGGGAAATCCTGGCGCATTTCAAGCCGTGGATAGCCTCCCTCTATGCGGGCGGCGTGTTGCTGGGGCTCCTTATCGCGCCCGTGGGTTATGCGTTGTCCTATATGTTATGGGACGTGATGCTCATGCTCACCCACCGCCGTGTGAAGCCCGACCCGCCGCCGCCTGGGGTGGAGTGA
- a CDS encoding P-II family nitrogen regulator, translated as MKKIEAIIKPHKFEEVQEALREAGLQGMTVTEVKGFGRQRGHTEIYRGSEYTVDFVPKTKIEILASDDQVATVVKVISDAARTGKVGDGKIFIYNITDVVRIRTSERGQDAL; from the coding sequence ATGAAGAAGATCGAAGCCATCATCAAGCCGCACAAGTTTGAGGAAGTTCAGGAGGCGCTGCGCGAAGCTGGTCTTCAGGGCATGACGGTGACGGAAGTGAAGGGCTTCGGCAGGCAGCGCGGGCACACGGAGATCTACCGTGGCAGCGAATACACGGTGGACTTTGTGCCGAAGACGAAGATTGAGATTCTGGCCAGTGACGACCAGGTGGCGACCGTGGTGAAGGTCATTTCCGATGCCGCCCGGACGGGCAAGGTGGGGGACGGCAAGATCTTCATCTACAACATCACAGACGTGGTCCGCATCCGCACCAGCGAGCGTGGGCAGGACGCGCTCTGA
- a CDS encoding undecaprenyl-diphosphate phosphatase, with amino-acid sequence MPDWLTAILLGLIEGLTEFIPVSSTGHLLIAEKWLGHRPDWFTVFIQVGAALALLPIFWNKLMGLLIGWQKPESRDYLLKLMLAFFITGVGGVILDKLNFELPDTVGPVAWATLIGAFVIWGIEFWRKSPQGNPSVTWTIAIVCGLAQLLAAVFPGTSRSGATIMAALALGLARPAAAEFSFILGMITLTAAGGYKLLDAWKDGELHGAGALDLTLGFVAAAVSAFIVVKWLLRFVQNHNFNGFAIYRFILGVVLLVWFNN; translated from the coding sequence ATGCCTGACTGGCTCACTGCCATCCTGCTGGGCCTCATCGAGGGCCTCACCGAGTTCATCCCCGTCTCCTCCACGGGCCACCTCCTCATCGCTGAGAAGTGGCTGGGCCACCGTCCGGACTGGTTCACCGTCTTCATCCAGGTGGGGGCGGCGCTGGCGCTGCTGCCCATCTTCTGGAACAAGCTCATGGGCCTGCTCATCGGCTGGCAGAAGCCGGAGTCCCGCGACTATCTGCTGAAGCTCATGCTCGCCTTCTTCATCACGGGTGTGGGCGGGGTGATTCTGGACAAGCTGAACTTCGAGCTGCCGGATACCGTGGGCCCGGTCGCTTGGGCCACGCTGATTGGCGCCTTTGTCATCTGGGGGATTGAGTTCTGGAGGAAGTCGCCCCAGGGCAATCCCTCCGTCACCTGGACCATCGCCATCGTGTGTGGTCTGGCCCAACTCCTCGCCGCTGTCTTCCCAGGCACCTCACGTTCCGGGGCCACCATCATGGCGGCACTGGCGCTCGGCCTGGCCCGGCCTGCCGCGGCGGAGTTCTCCTTCATCCTGGGCATGATCACCCTGACTGCGGCCGGGGGGTACAAGCTCCTCGATGCCTGGAAGGATGGCGAGCTCCACGGCGCGGGTGCGCTGGACCTCACCCTGGGCTTTGTGGCGGCGGCCGTCTCCGCCTTCATCGTGGTGAAGTGGCTTCTGCGGTTCGTGCAGAATCACAACTTCAACGGTTTCGCCATTTACCGTTTCATCCTTGGCGTGGTGCTGCTCGTTTGGTTTAACAACTGA
- a CDS encoding M23 family metallopeptidase: protein MPRRFSRPSPALPRLALYLQVALVACLWWSTTSTGLAFNTIRCQLADGFDFPVGKPEGDGYYKARGFWPNGHLGEDWNGSGGGDSDLGDPIYCIGRGVVVLSEDVRVGWGNVVIIRHAYREITGKIEMVDSLYGHLQQRNLKVGQVVERGTLVGLMGGNNGMYPVHLHLEVRKNLAIGMNRSRFARDYSNYHSPTAFINAHRRLAVDLRKYDVPIDTFAPYGGELSDAQELVSRATSPSTYTHKSPSARASLPDSSGVIRTGRGLRIPVVGGTARPTVTTPTTPPSSAPAPSGTGTPTPGGTPAPAPAPGSSADKTSDFWTRLKGKLKDGQVTPGIEEKK from the coding sequence ATGCCCCGTCGCTTTTCCAGACCCTCCCCTGCCCTTCCCCGCCTCGCCCTGTACCTCCAGGTAGCGCTGGTGGCTTGCCTGTGGTGGAGCACCACGAGTACGGGATTGGCCTTCAACACCATCCGCTGCCAGCTCGCGGACGGCTTCGACTTTCCTGTGGGCAAGCCCGAGGGCGACGGCTACTACAAGGCTCGCGGCTTCTGGCCCAATGGCCACCTCGGTGAGGACTGGAATGGCAGCGGCGGCGGCGACAGCGATCTGGGCGACCCCATCTACTGCATCGGCCGCGGCGTCGTGGTCCTCTCGGAGGACGTGCGCGTCGGCTGGGGAAATGTGGTGATCATCCGGCATGCCTACCGTGAGATCACCGGGAAGATTGAGATGGTGGACTCCCTCTACGGCCACCTCCAGCAGCGGAATCTGAAGGTGGGTCAGGTGGTGGAGCGCGGAACGCTCGTGGGCCTCATGGGCGGGAACAACGGGATGTACCCTGTCCATTTGCACCTCGAGGTGCGGAAGAATCTCGCCATCGGCATGAACCGCAGCCGGTTCGCCCGCGACTACTCGAACTACCACAGCCCCACCGCCTTCATCAATGCGCATCGCCGCCTCGCGGTGGACCTGCGGAAGTATGATGTCCCCATCGACACCTTCGCGCCCTATGGTGGCGAGCTGAGCGATGCCCAGGAGTTGGTGTCCCGCGCCACCTCCCCCTCCACCTACACGCACAAGTCTCCCTCCGCACGGGCCTCCCTGCCGGACTCCAGCGGCGTCATTCGCACCGGGCGCGGCCTGCGCATCCCGGTCGTGGGTGGAACGGCGAGGCCGACGGTCACGACTCCCACCACCCCGCCCTCGTCCGCACCGGCACCCAGTGGCACAGGCACGCCGACTCCAGGTGGCACCCCCGCACCTGCACCCGCTCCGGGTAGCAGCGCGGACAAGACCAGCGACTTCTGGACCCGCCTGAAAGGCAAGCTCAAGGATGGCCAGGTGACGCCGGGTATTGAGGAGAAGAAGTAG